The genomic DNA CACGTTGCCCTTGATCATATGTTCCATTACTCGCCTGCACAGTCAACTCCCGAATTCGATGTAAAACCTGGCCGGCTTCATCCAACGCTGCATCGGAGTTTTCCATCCAGCTGTAAACCTCCGAAAGATTCCGCTTGAACTGCTCGACTTCGGTGAGATCGGTTCGGTATTCCATCCCTTTCATCGCGACGACCGGGTCATCGGATGGTTTCGTGATCCGTTTCCCTGTTGAAAGCTGATCCTGATACTTCCCCATCCGCTCGTAGCTTTGGCTAAGGTTTCGAAGCATATTTCCTGTTAACATACTTTGTGTCACACGCATGTTCAATCACTACCTTCCTACTCGACCCATGCCGTTGATGATCCGGTCAAGCATTTCATCGATACTCGTAATGTTCCTTGCTGCCGCATTGTAGGCATGCTGGAACTGCATCATCTTCGTCATTTCTTCATCCAATGAAACGCCGCTAACGGATTGACGACGCTCCTCAACCGATTGCTTCAATGTGTTCGAGTTCTCGACCAGACGATTCGCTTGCTGTGCTTCAACCGCCATTTCACCGATCGCACCTTCATAAAAGCTCTGGAATGTGGAGTCACCTGAACCGAAATTCAAAATGTCATCCTTCACATCTGCCAGTTCTAGTGCATTACTGCCATCCCCGGCATTTCCATCCTTGGATGCCGCAATATGATCGAGTCCGTTTTTACCTGAAATATTATCATCAAGCTTCATCATCGACGCTGCACCTTTGAAGGAGTCTTCGTCTACAGTGCCCGAAAACGCGAAAAACGCGCCGCCAGCATTTCCATCGAGATCTGTACCTTCTGTATGCTGTTCATTAAAGGCTTCAACGAAACGATAGGCCATTTCATCAAGGCTTGATAACATCCCTGGGTAAATCCCCTTAAGCTCTCCATCGACTTCATACCCACGTGCTTCTACCATGCCCTTCAGCTTCCCTTGGCCAAGCACATCCAATTTACCTGTGAACTCTTCCCCAAGCTTAAGCTGATCCAATTCTCCGTTTCCATTCTTATCTGTGATGGATAACTCATTGGTCTTCAAGTCTTTACCGTCGACAAGTGTACCAAGCGAGTTCCCGCCAGCATCCAACAGTTCGATCGTATACTTGCCTTCCGCGATATCCTTGGAATGTCCACCGTTCTTAACATTCGATACTTTTACATTAACAAGTTCAGACAAGCGGTCGACCAGCCCGTCTCTCTTATCATAAAGGTCATTCGGCAAATAACCGTGAGGCTCGATTTCACCAATTTGACGATTGATTTCGTTGATTTGCGACGCGATTGAATTGACTTCTTTCGTTGTCACATCAATTTGCGTTTGAAAATCCTCTTTGATCGAGTTGAGAGACGTTGAAAGATAATTGAATGTTTCTGCGAGCGCAATACCGCGTTGACGTACGACAGATCGTGCCCCAGAGTCCTCAGGGCTGACCGCTAGATCCTGAAGGGATTGCCAGAAACGGTCCATCGTTTTCGCCAAGCCATGATCAGACGGCTCATTCATGACTTCTTCCATCTTCTCTAATGCATCACTTCGGGCAGACCAATAACCCGATTTCGTATTTTCGTTCCGGTACTGCATGTCGAGAAAACCTTCACGGACCCGTTGCACCGTTCCAGCTTCCACACCCGAGCCCATCTGTCCTGGAATTTCAGGACGATTCCGTGATGCTGCCGGATAAGGTTCGGTTTGTGAGAAATTGACCCTTTGTCTCGAGTAACCAGGTGTGCTCGCATTTGCAATGTTATGTCCGGTCGTATTCAATGCACTCTGGTTTGTGCGTAAGCCTCTAAGTGATGTTTCCAGTCCATGGAATGTTGAAGACATGATGTAATGCCGCCTTTCTATGCTTTAGAATCAAAAATGGAAGATCGTTTCTGATAGCCGTTTGCTTGTTGCTGTTGTCCCGGACGTCCGTAATTCGTCGTTGGCTGCGTCGGCTCCATCAAGGAGAGCGAAGCGTTCACGAATTGTAAGGATTGCCTGATCAGCTCGTCGTTCAATTCGTTCTGTTCCTGCAGCTTCTGGATCGTGTATCGCATCTGCTCTTGAATTTCATAAAGCTTTTCTTGTGCATCTGATTCATAAAATCGGAGTAGCTGAGCGAGCGATGGATTCTCATCCGTCACAATTTGTTTTTGGTTCAGAAGCATTTCCACTTCTCGGATCCGTTCATTCTCAATCGAATCGATCATCTGGATGCATTTCGTTTCTTGATGCAGCAGCTGATCGAGGGTTTTCATATCGTTTTGCTTTAAAGCTTCTGTTTTTTTCAAAGCCACATCAAGAAGCTTTACATGCTGGTTATGTAAATCGGACAGGAGTCCGATCATTCGTTGTGCGCTCATCACTTCACACCCTTAGCGTTCTGTCCAGAAATCAAAAAACTTTTTCGCGACTTTTTCAGCATCCACCGTATAGTTGCCAGATTGAACTTGATTTTTCAGGTGCTCGATTTTTTCTGTGCGTTCAGTGGCAAACTTTTCATTTTTCTGCATCTCTAGAGCCTCTTTGGAAATTTGGAGCTGATCCTGTTTCATTTGAGGTTTCTGCTGTTCATTCATGCGGTTCAGCTGGTGTTTGTATGGGTTGTTTGAGATGTTTCCATATCGATTGATCTTCAATGGAATTTCCTCCTTACTCCACCTTTGGATTATTTTTCTGTATGGTAAGTTATTCGTTCCTTCATCTGTTGTTTTTGGGTGACTTCGTCATGGGTCCTCAAATCTTTCTGCAAGCTTTGGTTGCAAGAGTTGCAGATCCGCCCTTCTAAAATCCCTTCCCCGCAACGATCACATGGGTAGGACAAACCAGGAAATTGACTGGCACGGATCCTTCCTTCTTTCACAAACCGAAGGATGGTTTTCTCCGGAACCTCTGTCGCTTTAGAAACTTCCATGATGGATGCTTGCCGGTTCGCTTTCTTGCGGATGAATTTGTAAACGATTTCGAACAACCGTTCATCCTCTTTATAGCATTGTTCACAGGTAGGCCTGTACGACTTTGCAAATAGACGGCCGCATTGTACACAGTTGGCTAATTCCGCCATCTCAGGTCTCTCCTTTATCTCTGTACCGTATTGTATATCTACTCACTATATCGGTAAAATCCTCGTAAAGTTTAATTGGTTTACCCAATTGGTAGGATTTACCCTCTTGCTACGGTCATTGAAGAGACTGTTCGGGCCCCATGGTCTAGTAAAATCCTACCCGCAGCTTCCACTGTCGAGCCAGTCGTATAAATGTCATCGACCAGAGTGACGTTTTGCCCGTTTATTTGGTCGGCATATTCTGTTTTAAATGAAAAAATCGTCTCGTTCGCCAACCGATCTTCCCTGCTTCTTTTACTCTGCTTCGTTTCATGAACCGGTCTCTTCAGACAGTCAAGCTGCCGCTTAGTTACCAGATCGGTGATAAACTTCGATTGATTGAAGCCCCGTTCGTAATGCCGTTCAATACTTAGAGGAATCGGTACAGCGATCGTATTCTTGAATTCTTTTCGATATAACTTTTTCAATTGTTTTTCAAACGCTTGGATCACTTCTGCATCTCCTCGATATTTGAAAAGAGCGAAATAATCCTTCATATAAGAATTATACACCAATAATGATCGATTCTTTAGTAGCGTTCTACTTTTCTTTTCCCATCGAACACAATCGTAACAACGATCTTCCTGACGATATTTCTCAGGAAATAGCGAAAAGGGACGGTCGCACTGTCGACATCGTTCCCCTTCAACGAACACAAGCTGTCCATGACAATCGTTACACAATAAAGAAGGTTCATCAACGCCAAAAAAGATGCGCCAGCCAATTGGAGATGCATAAACCGATTTGCAATACAGGCATCTCATAACTGTGGTTCACTGGTGCGCTTATTTTGCGCCTCTATGGTTCGTTTCGCATCACCCATCGCCTTCGTTTTTCCATAGTGGAAATAAACGACCTCTCCGTATGGATCCTGTATACTCCTTCCGACTCTCCCGGCAATCTGCATAAGTGCATTCGTTGTAAAAACCTCATGATCAGAACCAACGACGGCAACATCAATTTCTGGTACTGTGACACCGCGTTCAAGAATGGTCGTTGTAATCAGCAATGAAATCTCTCCCTTTCGAAAGCGTTGAACTTTTTCCAAACGTTCGGGATCGCCTGCATGAACACTTTCCACACCCTTGCGATCCTTCATCCATTCTGACAGCTCCAACAAATTCTGCACGGTAGGGACAAAAAGAAAACATTGACGCCTATGCTTCATTTTCTCATTGATCCATGTTGAAACGGCCCTAGGCAGACGACCTTTCTTTATAGATTTCTGCCAGTTCCCACACCACATAAAGCGTGGAACCGGGAGGGGATAGCCGTGAAATCTTCTGGAGATATGTATAACTTCTAGTTCTCCCCTTCTTACTTCCTTCAACATGGACTTAGAAGGTGTAGCCGTAAGATAAATCCGTGAGGCATGTTCTGAGCAAGCTTTTTCGACAGCAAATTGAAGCGCAGGATCAAACGAGTACGGGAAGGCATCGACCTCGTCGACAATCATGACGTCAAACGCGTTTTTGTACCGAAATAACTGGTGTGTGGTTGAGAGGGTTAACAGAGAGGGCTTTTCAACCGGATGACTTCCTCCATATACCGCATGGACGTCTAGTGATGGAAACGCCTTTTCAAATCGCGGGGTCAATTCTGTAACAACATCAGTCCTGGGTGTGGCTAAGCAAACCCTTTTCCCCTGACGTACAGCTTGTTCAATCCCCTCGAATAAAATCTCCGTCTTCCCAGCTCCACATACCGCCCAGATCAAGAGCTCCTGTGGCACATCGATCACCTCTGTAATCCGCTTGGAAGCCTGTTTTTGTAACGAAGACAGCTCACCTTTCCAGTTCAACACCTTATCTCCTGTCATCCTGTTGTCTTCATCAGGACCGATCCACCGGATCAGCGGTGTGCATTGGCTTACCCGCCCCATCATGATACAATTCCGGCAATACGTACATTCATTTTTACAACGATAGCAGTGGAAGGCGGCAAACAGATCTTGAGCGTCATTCCCACACCGCTCACATGAGTATCTGTTACCTTTATTTGTTATTCCTTTTTCAAAAGTTATGAAACCTTGTTGGTAATGTTCCTGGATCAAATGGATTGGAAAAGGGAGTTCATCGAGCAGCAGGTGCCTGCCGACTAAGAATTCACGAAGTGGTTTGTTGTAAGAGTAGTTGGAGTTGAGTGGTTGAAGTGGTAGTGCGTTGATTTGCGAAATTGGTTGTAAGGATGGATGCGTTGACTGGATAAGAGGTTCTGGACACAAATAATCTTGATTTTTTTGAGAAAAGGTGGCAAAACGCATCAGTCCTGCCACCCATTGATTATTCTTTGATCCACGTCAGGCCGATGCTACCTTCCCCAAGGTGGGTTCCGATTACAGGACCGAAATAAGAAATGATCACTTCTGCGTTTGGATATAGCTCTTTCAATTGTTCCGCGTATTCCTTCGCTTCTTCCTCACGGTTGGCATGGATGACTGAAATCGTCACCTCATCTTCACGATCGACATCTTCTTTAACTAAATCAAACAAACGTTTGAT from Pseudalkalibacillus sp. SCS-8 includes the following:
- a CDS encoding ComF family protein; translation: MKDYFALFKYRGDAEVIQAFEKQLKKLYRKEFKNTIAVPIPLSIERHYERGFNQSKFITDLVTKRQLDCLKRPVHETKQSKRSREDRLANETIFSFKTEYADQINGQNVTLVDDIYTTGSTVEAAGRILLDHGARTVSSMTVARG
- a CDS encoding DEAD/DEAH box helicase, producing the protein MRFATFSQKNQDYLCPEPLIQSTHPSLQPISQINALPLQPLNSNYSYNKPLREFLVGRHLLLDELPFPIHLIQEHYQQGFITFEKGITNKGNRYSCERCGNDAQDLFAAFHCYRCKNECTYCRNCIMMGRVSQCTPLIRWIGPDEDNRMTGDKVLNWKGELSSLQKQASKRITEVIDVPQELLIWAVCGAGKTEILFEGIEQAVRQGKRVCLATPRTDVVTELTPRFEKAFPSLDVHAVYGGSHPVEKPSLLTLSTTHQLFRYKNAFDVMIVDEVDAFPYSFDPALQFAVEKACSEHASRIYLTATPSKSMLKEVRRGELEVIHISRRFHGYPLPVPRFMWCGNWQKSIKKGRLPRAVSTWINEKMKHRRQCFLFVPTVQNLLELSEWMKDRKGVESVHAGDPERLEKVQRFRKGEISLLITTTILERGVTVPEIDVAVVGSDHEVFTTNALMQIAGRVGRSIQDPYGEVVYFHYGKTKAMGDAKRTIEAQNKRTSEPQL
- a CDS encoding flagellar protein FlgN, producing MSAQRMIGLLSDLHNQHVKLLDVALKKTEALKQNDMKTLDQLLHQETKCIQMIDSIENERIREVEMLLNQKQIVTDENPSLAQLLRFYESDAQEKLYEIQEQMRYTIQKLQEQNELNDELIRQSLQFVNASLSLMEPTQPTTNYGRPGQQQQANGYQKRSSIFDSKA
- a CDS encoding TIGR03826 family flagellar region protein, giving the protein MAELANCVQCGRLFAKSYRPTCEQCYKEDERLFEIVYKFIRKKANRQASIMEVSKATEVPEKTILRFVKEGRIRASQFPGLSYPCDRCGEGILEGRICNSCNQSLQKDLRTHDEVTQKQQMKERITYHTEK
- the flgK gene encoding flagellar hook-associated protein FlgK; protein product: MSSTFHGLETSLRGLRTNQSALNTTGHNIANASTPGYSRQRVNFSQTEPYPAASRNRPEIPGQMGSGVEAGTVQRVREGFLDMQYRNENTKSGYWSARSDALEKMEEVMNEPSDHGLAKTMDRFWQSLQDLAVSPEDSGARSVVRQRGIALAETFNYLSTSLNSIKEDFQTQIDVTTKEVNSIASQINEINRQIGEIEPHGYLPNDLYDKRDGLVDRLSELVNVKVSNVKNGGHSKDIAEGKYTIELLDAGGNSLGTLVDGKDLKTNELSITDKNGNGELDQLKLGEEFTGKLDVLGQGKLKGMVEARGYEVDGELKGIYPGMLSSLDEMAYRFVEAFNEQHTEGTDLDGNAGGAFFAFSGTVDEDSFKGAASMMKLDDNISGKNGLDHIAASKDGNAGDGSNALELADVKDDILNFGSGDSTFQSFYEGAIGEMAVEAQQANRLVENSNTLKQSVEERRQSVSGVSLDEEMTKMMQFQHAYNAAARNITSIDEMLDRIINGMGRVGR
- the flgM gene encoding flagellar biosynthesis anti-sigma factor FlgM, encoding MKINRYGNISNNPYKHQLNRMNEQQKPQMKQDQLQISKEALEMQKNEKFATERTEKIEHLKNQVQSGNYTVDAEKVAKKFFDFWTER